A genomic stretch from Synergistaceae bacterium DZ-S4 includes:
- a CDS encoding RluA family pseudouridine synthase, with protein MSKEFYVTADQSGRRIDRLLRGMWPWVPLGAVMKAIRTGEVRLDARKVRPDTRVEEGQFLQVPWEDAMPDQRTADRDVRIPVRNSLETIYRDEYLWIINKPAGLLTQPDTKGGDSLITRVLTELAWARSDFRPSTVQRLDRNTSGAVIVALTGLSLRHLSELIRERRIRKIYLAVVQGRTEESGEIDLPVLKDPSSNTVRIDPDGQKALTRYRSISYGNGWSGVEAELVTGRSHQARVHFAAVGHPIIGDIKYGGDVKKAKRPLLHAYSLVFPDDEGLPENIKNREFTAPLPKDMEEYFNEM; from the coding sequence ATGTCAAAAGAGTTTTATGTTACGGCAGATCAGTCCGGCAGACGCATAGACAGGCTCCTTAGGGGCATGTGGCCCTGGGTCCCCCTCGGGGCAGTGATGAAGGCAATCCGGACCGGGGAAGTCCGTCTGGATGCCCGGAAGGTCAGACCGGATACAAGGGTCGAAGAGGGACAGTTCCTCCAGGTCCCATGGGAGGACGCCATGCCCGATCAGAGGACGGCGGACCGGGATGTCAGGATCCCGGTCAGGAACAGCTTGGAAACGATATACAGGGATGAATATCTCTGGATCATCAACAAGCCTGCGGGACTGCTCACCCAACCCGACACAAAAGGGGGCGATTCCCTCATTACAAGGGTGCTGACAGAACTTGCCTGGGCGAGGAGCGACTTTCGCCCCTCCACCGTACAGCGCCTTGACAGGAATACATCGGGTGCCGTAATAGTTGCCCTTACCGGCCTTTCTCTGAGACACCTCTCGGAGCTGATAAGGGAGAGAAGGATCAGGAAGATCTATCTGGCCGTTGTTCAGGGCAGGACAGAGGAGTCGGGAGAGATAGACCTGCCGGTCCTCAAAGATCCCTCTTCGAACACCGTAAGGATAGACCCGGACGGACAGAAGGCTCTTACCAGATACAGAAGCATATCCTACGGCAACGGCTGGAGCGGAGTCGAAGCTGAACTTGTTACAGGAAGGTCCCATCAGGCGAGGGTCCATTTTGCCGCAGTCGGACATCCTATAATCGGAGACATAAAATACGGCGGTGACGTGAAAAAAGCGAAAAGGCCGCTGCTCCACGCATATTCACTGGTATTCCCTGACGATGAGGGACTTCCGGAAAACATCAAGAACAGGGAATTCACGGCTCCCCTGCCAAAGGATATGGAGGAATATTTTAATGAGATGTGA
- the thrS gene encoding threonine--tRNA ligase, giving the protein MARFSTPDGKVYEADSASVRQLLDVWHLKKAIGGKVGGKMVDCDVLFTSDTAVEPVFPDSEEGLDLLRHSTAHLMAHAVLRLWPEAKFGIGPAIKDGFYYDIRFPDPISDEDLPKIESEMRKIAQEKIPLVREEHTKEQAKELFSKLGEDLKVEMIDALEGEILSTYREGDFIDFCRGPHVPHTGCCKFFKLLSLAGAYWHGDEKNEMLTRIYGTAFGSEEELKEYLRRVEEAKARDHRKLGKELDLFSVHAEGPGFPFFHPKGMVIMNNLISFWRKEHTKRGYVEIKTPMILDRSLWLRSGHWDHYKENMYFTEIDEAPFAVKPMNCPGGILVYNSAIRSYRELPLRMAELGFVHRHERSGALHGLMRVRAFTQDDAHIYCTPEQIKDEIKAIMELDRYVYQDVFGFKYYVELSTRPENSMGDPHLWDIAEQRLKEALEETGTAYKLNPGDGAFYGPKIDFHLEDCIGRTWQCGTIQLDFQMPEKFDMTYIGSDGAEHRPVMLHRTVLGSLERFMGILIENYAGAFPYWLAPVQVKLLQVSSDFAGYTDELAKKFRDADIRVETDARDEKLGKKIRDAQMQKIPYMLVIGAREAEEGTVAVRERSKGDLGSMTFEGFLEHLKSEFDPL; this is encoded by the coding sequence ATGGCACGTTTTTCAACACCCGATGGTAAAGTTTATGAGGCAGACAGCGCCTCTGTACGTCAGCTTCTTGATGTCTGGCACCTTAAAAAAGCAATAGGAGGAAAGGTCGGCGGGAAAATGGTCGACTGCGATGTACTGTTCACTTCAGATACAGCAGTGGAACCGGTCTTCCCGGATTCTGAAGAGGGACTTGACCTCCTGCGCCATTCAACGGCGCACCTAATGGCCCATGCTGTCCTGCGGCTCTGGCCTGAGGCGAAGTTTGGCATTGGACCGGCGATCAAAGACGGTTTCTACTATGACATAAGGTTCCCTGATCCCATCTCAGACGAGGATCTTCCCAAAATCGAATCGGAAATGAGAAAGATCGCCCAGGAAAAGATCCCCCTGGTCAGGGAAGAACACACAAAAGAGCAGGCTAAGGAGCTTTTTTCGAAACTTGGAGAAGACCTGAAAGTCGAAATGATCGACGCCCTTGAGGGTGAGATCCTTTCGACCTACCGTGAGGGTGACTTCATTGACTTCTGCCGCGGCCCCCACGTTCCGCATACCGGATGCTGCAAGTTCTTCAAACTCCTCTCCCTTGCCGGTGCGTACTGGCACGGTGATGAGAAGAACGAAATGCTGACCCGCATATACGGAACGGCATTCGGGTCTGAGGAGGAGCTTAAGGAGTATCTCCGCAGGGTCGAAGAAGCCAAGGCGAGGGATCACCGGAAACTGGGAAAAGAGCTCGACCTCTTCAGCGTACACGCGGAAGGCCCCGGATTCCCCTTCTTCCACCCAAAGGGAATGGTCATTATGAACAACCTCATTTCTTTCTGGAGGAAGGAACATACCAAACGCGGATATGTCGAGATCAAGACCCCGATGATCCTCGACAGGTCTCTCTGGCTGCGTTCGGGCCACTGGGATCACTACAAGGAGAACATGTATTTCACAGAGATAGATGAAGCCCCGTTTGCGGTTAAACCGATGAACTGCCCCGGAGGAATACTTGTTTACAACAGCGCGATACGCAGTTACAGGGAACTTCCTCTGCGCATGGCGGAACTGGGCTTTGTACACCGCCATGAGAGGTCGGGGGCCCTCCACGGACTGATGAGGGTGAGGGCATTTACCCAGGATGACGCCCATATCTACTGCACCCCGGAGCAGATCAAGGATGAGATAAAGGCCATCATGGAGCTTGACAGGTATGTCTATCAGGATGTCTTCGGCTTCAAGTACTATGTCGAGCTCTCGACAAGGCCTGAAAACTCCATGGGAGATCCCCATCTCTGGGATATAGCGGAGCAGAGGCTAAAGGAAGCTCTTGAAGAGACCGGGACTGCCTACAAGCTGAACCCGGGCGACGGAGCCTTCTACGGCCCCAAGATAGACTTCCACCTTGAGGACTGCATCGGCCGAACCTGGCAGTGCGGGACGATACAGCTTGACTTCCAGATGCCGGAGAAGTTCGACATGACATACATCGGCAGCGACGGCGCGGAACACCGCCCTGTCATGCTCCACAGGACGGTCCTCGGGAGCCTCGAGAGGTTCATGGGGATACTGATAGAAAACTACGCCGGCGCATTCCCCTACTGGCTGGCGCCTGTGCAGGTAAAGCTGCTTCAGGTAAGTTCGGATTTCGCCGGATACACCGATGAGCTTGCAAAGAAATTTAGGGATGCGGACATCCGGGTCGAGACTGATGCGCGGGATGAGAAACTGGGCAAGAAAATACGCGACGCGCAGATGCAGAAGATCCCGTATATGCTGGTCATAGGGGCCAGGGAGGCCGAAGAGGGCACAGTTGCGGTAAGGGAAAGGTCTAAGGGAGACCTTGGATCCATGACCTTTGAGGGCTTCCTGGAACATCTCAAATCGGAGTTCGATCCGCTTTAA
- a CDS encoding PLP-dependent aminotransferase family protein — protein MSSVNWNARLSDIALNVKPSPIRALMKYTKTPGVISFAGGNPDPAVFPVAEFSEASAILAREGRDVLQYGATDGYAPLKEYIAKWMAPRMGRETKPEEMLITTGSQEGMDLLCSVLLNDGDTIIVEGPTYPGAIHAMRNRGARFISVPCDKDGMCVDLLPGIIEQGRNDGHKIKFIYTIVNFQNPSGSTLSEERRAKLLDIAEKYDLIIFEDDPYGHLRYTGNHVPTIFSMDKKQSGRVVYACSFSKILAPGTRVAWIVGDPELMQKLVMIKQGTNLCSSVVAQALVYEYCRLGHLDGFLPKIIAHYAKKRDAMEAGFKKYLPSNTIYNTPEGGFFFWLQVPGVDSTALFMKAIEHGVAFVTGPSFFVDGSGLDFMRTCFTFAQPEELEEGAKRLGEAIKAL, from the coding sequence ATGAGTTCGGTAAACTGGAATGCAAGGCTTTCGGATATAGCCCTTAACGTCAAACCTTCACCCATCAGGGCTCTTATGAAATACACAAAGACCCCGGGCGTGATATCTTTTGCAGGAGGCAACCCCGACCCTGCTGTTTTCCCTGTTGCTGAGTTTTCTGAAGCTTCTGCGATACTGGCCCGGGAAGGCAGAGATGTCCTTCAGTACGGAGCTACAGACGGTTATGCGCCGCTTAAGGAATACATCGCAAAATGGATGGCTCCGAGGATGGGCCGTGAGACAAAACCGGAAGAGATGCTGATCACAACGGGATCACAGGAAGGGATGGACCTTCTCTGCAGCGTTCTTCTGAACGACGGTGACACAATAATAGTAGAGGGTCCCACATACCCGGGAGCGATCCATGCAATGAGAAACCGCGGAGCCCGTTTCATCTCCGTCCCGTGCGATAAAGACGGCATGTGCGTTGATCTTCTTCCCGGCATTATCGAACAGGGACGCAATGACGGACACAAAATCAAATTCATCTACACGATAGTGAACTTCCAGAACCCATCCGGATCCACCCTTTCTGAGGAGCGCAGGGCGAAGCTGCTTGATATCGCCGAGAAGTATGATCTTATAATCTTCGAGGACGACCCCTACGGACACCTGCGCTACACGGGAAACCACGTACCGACTATCTTCTCTATGGATAAAAAACAGAGCGGAAGAGTCGTCTACGCTTGCTCTTTCTCCAAGATACTGGCCCCGGGAACACGTGTGGCATGGATAGTCGGAGATCCCGAGCTTATGCAGAAACTCGTCATGATCAAGCAGGGTACGAACCTCTGCTCGAGCGTCGTAGCACAGGCACTGGTCTATGAATACTGCAGACTTGGACACCTTGACGGCTTCCTCCCCAAGATCATCGCCCACTATGCGAAGAAACGCGATGCCATGGAGGCCGGATTCAAGAAATACCTGCCGTCCAACACGATCTACAACACCCCGGAAGGCGGCTTCTTCTTCTGGCTGCAGGTCCCCGGAGTCGACTCGACAGCCCTCTTCATGAAGGCGATCGAGCATGGAGTCGCGTTCGTTACCGGTCCCTCCTTCTTCGTAGACGGTTCGGGACTTGATTTCATGCGCACCTGCTTCACATTCGCGCAGCCGGAAGAGCTCGAAGAGGGCGCAAAACGCCTCGGCGAAG
- the rpsO gene encoding 30S ribosomal protein S15, with amino-acid sequence MIDKEKKQQLIEEFKVHGADTGSTEVQVAILTTRIRELTDHMRIHKKDFHSRRGLLIMVGKRRKLLQYLKDRDFNRYQSLIQRLGLRH; translated from the coding sequence ATGATCGACAAGGAAAAGAAACAGCAGCTGATCGAAGAATTCAAAGTACACGGGGCAGACACCGGTTCCACAGAGGTGCAGGTGGCCATCCTCACGACGCGTATCCGTGAGCTTACAGACCACATGAGGATCCATAAGAAGGATTTCCACTCCCGCCGCGGTCTTCTCATCATGGTAGGGAAGCGCCGCAAGCTTCTTCAGTATCTCAAGGACCGTGATTTCAACCGTTATCAGTCGCTTATCCAGCGCCTCGGACTGCGTCACTGA
- a CDS encoding HD domain-containing protein: MTSGSSFKAIFVVSSLFQKNDKNGKPYFEMAVTDQSGTLEAKIWSDAVWFDRSDPELDPSSPAKRLDDGKLRNVAGCTMGVEGKTTEFRGQIQFNFNKLTLLDQEKFPPSQYLPRSPIALEELLKRYEELVSSCRAEVAEFIRYVYKGETWKQFRDWPAAVSHHHAYANGLLEHTLSVTECARAMALSFRTSGYDIDVDIVTAGGLLHDLGKLGSYKMGSIPEMTLEGAVLDHIAIGYSMFVELAESAQLDSSIRLQLAHILLSHHGQREFGSPVVPATPEAMIVSAADELDFRVFCWNDSVKDLADDQPISQWHAATGRRFWKR; encoded by the coding sequence ATGACCTCTGGGTCATCATTTAAGGCAATATTCGTTGTATCCTCGCTTTTTCAGAAAAATGACAAAAACGGAAAACCCTACTTCGAGATGGCTGTGACGGACCAGTCCGGTACGCTTGAGGCAAAGATATGGTCGGATGCCGTCTGGTTTGACAGGTCTGATCCCGAACTGGACCCCTCTTCTCCGGCAAAAAGGCTGGATGACGGGAAGCTTAGGAATGTTGCCGGCTGTACGATGGGAGTGGAGGGCAAAACAACTGAATTCAGGGGGCAGATACAGTTCAACTTCAACAAGCTGACTCTGCTGGACCAGGAGAAGTTCCCCCCTTCGCAGTATCTCCCGAGATCGCCGATAGCACTGGAGGAACTTCTGAAAAGATATGAGGAGCTCGTATCCTCCTGCCGTGCGGAAGTGGCGGAATTCATCAGATATGTATATAAAGGCGAGACATGGAAGCAGTTCCGTGACTGGCCCGCAGCTGTGAGCCACCACCACGCGTACGCGAACGGACTTCTTGAGCATACGCTGTCAGTTACCGAGTGTGCCAGGGCGATGGCACTTTCATTCAGGACATCGGGCTATGACATAGACGTCGACATAGTAACAGCTGGCGGACTCCTTCACGACCTCGGCAAACTCGGATCCTACAAGATGGGTTCGATCCCGGAGATGACCCTTGAAGGGGCTGTTCTTGACCATATAGCGATAGGGTATTCAATGTTTGTGGAACTTGCAGAGAGTGCACAGCTTGACAGCTCCATCAGGCTCCAGCTGGCTCATATTCTGCTGAGCCATCACGGACAGAGGGAGTTCGGTTCTCCTGTTGTCCCTGCCACACCCGAGGCCATGATAGTTTCTGCGGCCGACGAACTCGATTTCAGGGTCTTCTGCTGGAATGACTCCGTAAAAGACCTTGCTGACGACCAGCCGATATCGCAGTGGCACGCAGCCACGGGACGCCGTTTCTGGAAAAGGTAG
- a CDS encoding metallophosphoesterase, whose translation MKKVFVLLLLTIILSVSPSRPGYAPAYGADAKEDASFKEVFTLGSRGISEIDNERKLIIFISDIHLGADDSYSEINKNREPLVKFLEQIRKAPNIKELVIGGDLIDLWFVPSSTETFKGKTQNDFVRVVAKNNKYVITAFNNIIRDGKIKVTYIPGNHDLTVTAEDIESILPGIHQQRDVQGLGSYSPEGHPEIIMEHGHRYNFFCAPDPISNRDIAPGSILPPGYFFTRIATTSVVEGFPEAAGKIPEVTLISYGEEQIFAYIYWKAWYGLMTDFPVNGGFDEKIIKTNIDGFTENYSISDLMPYQLSAGGYINIKLYKKILGTWDERQALNRVSVKIPLKEAIMEAGSGTETDAQAEVQYFKNPDSDKRIVVFGHTHEPRIIASQNLRGQKTIYANSGTWIDQNPKFPTMTFVVITPQGNSSLPLSLSLYHYSPDGTITKIDTRSL comes from the coding sequence ATGAAAAAAGTATTTGTCCTGTTGCTTTTGACTATTATTTTATCAGTTTCACCCTCCCGCCCCGGATACGCTCCCGCTTATGGAGCAGATGCGAAAGAGGACGCTTCGTTTAAAGAAGTTTTCACACTTGGCAGCAGAGGCATTTCGGAAATTGATAATGAGCGCAAACTCATTATATTCATAAGTGATATTCATCTTGGAGCAGACGACAGCTATAGCGAAATCAATAAGAACAGGGAGCCTCTCGTAAAGTTCCTCGAACAGATCAGAAAAGCCCCAAATATCAAGGAACTGGTAATAGGGGGAGATTTGATAGATCTATGGTTTGTTCCAAGCTCAACGGAAACGTTCAAAGGAAAAACACAGAATGACTTTGTCCGCGTTGTTGCAAAAAACAATAAGTATGTGATCACCGCATTCAATAATATTATCCGCGACGGGAAGATCAAAGTGACATATATTCCGGGTAATCACGATTTAACTGTAACTGCAGAGGACATTGAGAGCATACTTCCCGGAATCCATCAACAGCGTGATGTGCAGGGACTGGGAAGCTATTCACCCGAGGGACATCCTGAAATTATAATGGAGCACGGACATCGCTATAATTTTTTCTGTGCACCTGACCCTATCTCAAACAGGGATATAGCTCCGGGTTCTATATTACCGCCCGGATATTTCTTTACAAGAATAGCCACGACCTCCGTTGTTGAAGGATTCCCAGAGGCTGCAGGCAAAATCCCGGAAGTGACCTTAATTTCCTACGGAGAAGAGCAGATATTTGCGTATATTTACTGGAAAGCCTGGTATGGATTAATGACAGATTTTCCGGTCAACGGCGGTTTTGATGAAAAGATCATAAAAACAAACATCGACGGCTTCACCGAAAACTATTCAATAAGCGATTTAATGCCCTACCAGCTGTCAGCCGGAGGATATATCAACATTAAGTTGTATAAAAAGATCCTTGGCACATGGGATGAACGACAGGCACTCAACCGGGTCTCCGTCAAAATACCGCTGAAAGAAGCCATTATGGAGGCAGGTTCCGGAACCGAAACTGATGCCCAGGCTGAAGTCCAATATTTTAAAAACCCAGATTCTGATAAGCGGATAGTTGTTTTCGGGCATACCCACGAGCCCAGGATCATTGCTTCTCAAAATCTCAGAGGACAAAAAACTATTTATGCCAATTCAGGAACATGGATCGATCAAAACCCCAAATTCCCCACGATGACTTTTGTGGTGATCACTCCGCAGGGGAACAGCTCTCTTCCTCTGTCTCTCTCCCTTTATCACTATTCACCCGACGGGACCATTACAAAAATAGATACTCGATCGCTGTAG
- a CDS encoding polyribonucleotide nucleotidyltransferase, protein MKEIFELELYGKTMSFETGRLAKQANAAVLAGHGRTAVLVTAVLAEKARQGLDFFPLLVDYEERFYSAGKVPGGFIKREGRPSDTAILSGRMIDRSIRSLFPEWMRNDVHVVATVMSVDQANPASILAINGASLALSMSDIPWDGPIGAVRIGCIDGELVVNPDETDMPRSTMDLVVAGHRGGVTMVEAGAKEVSEELLVDAMELANEAIRKIVDFIDAVCAKVGKPKAELPSPEVITEIDEWMEKEIYDDIYAAVQIHEKQPRGAAIGEAQKRAEEYFSESHPDSANYIAAKMDEMVKKCVRKLLLDDRRRSDGRSMDELRKITCETDVLPMTHGSALFTRGETQSLGVTTLGMMGTDDQILDGLKLDEPPKKFILHYNFPPYSVGEVRPMRGPGRREIGHGALAERALSAVFPSEEEFPYVVRQVSDILESNGSSSMASVCSGSLSMMAAGVPIRKAVAGIAMGLIADNGKFGILTDIQGLEDHYGDMDFKVAGTRDGVTALQMDNKAGGITRDILTQALGQAKKGRLQILDIMDGTISAPRVELSSTAPKIITINIDPEKIREVIGPGGKMIRSIVQRTGAKIDVDDSGRVYIAAVNDDSAQAAVRIINDLVREVKAGETFVGTATRMMNFGVFVEVLPGKEGLLHVSEISNYHIPRLEDAINTGDKVLVTVKEIDEMHRVNLSRKRILDQLDDLAKDPEFAEQAAIEKEREERFSHFPRSEGGPRREGGPRHDDGGRPPRRDFGSDRGSDHRPVRRFERERKK, encoded by the coding sequence ATGAAAGAGATATTTGAGTTGGAATTATACGGCAAGACCATGTCCTTTGAAACAGGGCGTCTTGCAAAACAGGCGAATGCCGCAGTTCTTGCGGGGCACGGCAGGACTGCAGTGCTGGTCACTGCAGTGCTTGCGGAAAAAGCAAGGCAGGGGCTAGACTTCTTCCCTCTCCTTGTAGACTACGAAGAGAGGTTCTATTCTGCGGGAAAAGTGCCCGGAGGATTCATCAAAAGAGAGGGACGCCCCTCCGATACCGCTATACTGAGCGGGAGGATGATAGACCGCTCGATCCGCTCGCTTTTCCCTGAGTGGATGCGAAACGATGTCCATGTCGTCGCAACAGTCATGTCTGTCGACCAGGCCAACCCGGCCAGCATCCTGGCCATAAACGGAGCCTCGCTTGCCCTTTCCATGTCAGACATTCCCTGGGACGGTCCGATAGGGGCGGTGCGCATCGGCTGCATTGATGGAGAACTTGTAGTTAATCCCGATGAGACAGACATGCCGCGAAGCACAATGGATCTTGTAGTCGCAGGACACAGGGGCGGTGTCACTATGGTAGAGGCCGGAGCGAAGGAAGTTTCGGAAGAGCTTCTTGTCGATGCCATGGAACTGGCAAATGAGGCCATCAGAAAGATAGTTGACTTCATTGATGCTGTCTGTGCCAAGGTCGGAAAGCCGAAGGCGGAGCTGCCCTCACCTGAAGTTATCACAGAGATAGATGAATGGATGGAGAAGGAAATCTATGATGACATTTACGCAGCTGTTCAGATCCATGAAAAGCAGCCGCGCGGCGCAGCTATAGGAGAGGCACAGAAGAGGGCGGAAGAGTATTTCTCCGAGTCCCATCCGGATTCAGCGAACTACATAGCGGCAAAAATGGACGAGATGGTCAAGAAGTGCGTCAGGAAACTCCTCCTTGACGACAGGCGCAGATCTGACGGCAGGAGCATGGATGAACTCAGGAAGATCACCTGCGAGACAGATGTGCTCCCAATGACCCACGGATCGGCACTCTTTACACGGGGCGAGACACAATCTCTGGGGGTCACGACCCTCGGAATGATGGGCACGGATGATCAGATCCTGGACGGGCTGAAACTTGACGAGCCTCCCAAGAAGTTTATCCTCCATTACAATTTCCCGCCGTACTCTGTGGGTGAAGTCAGACCAATGCGCGGCCCCGGACGCAGGGAGATCGGCCACGGAGCACTTGCAGAAAGAGCTCTTAGCGCCGTATTCCCGAGCGAAGAGGAATTCCCCTATGTGGTCCGCCAGGTATCCGACATTCTTGAATCAAACGGCTCAAGCTCGATGGCAAGCGTATGCAGCGGCAGCCTCTCGATGATGGCAGCAGGCGTCCCTATCAGGAAGGCAGTTGCCGGGATCGCAATGGGACTTATCGCAGACAACGGAAAGTTCGGGATACTGACCGACATACAGGGTCTGGAAGATCATTACGGCGACATGGACTTCAAGGTCGCAGGCACAAGGGACGGAGTGACTGCACTCCAGATGGACAACAAGGCCGGAGGCATAACGAGGGATATACTGACGCAGGCGCTGGGACAGGCCAAAAAAGGCAGGCTCCAGATACTCGATATCATGGATGGGACGATCTCTGCGCCTCGCGTTGAACTTTCATCGACAGCGCCTAAGATAATTACGATAAACATCGATCCGGAAAAGATCCGTGAAGTCATAGGCCCCGGCGGCAAGATGATCCGTTCGATAGTACAGCGTACAGGAGCAAAGATAGATGTGGATGACAGCGGACGCGTATACATTGCAGCCGTCAACGATGATTCAGCTCAGGCAGCGGTCAGGATAATCAACGATCTCGTCCGCGAAGTCAAGGCGGGGGAGACATTTGTCGGGACAGCCACAAGGATGATGAATTTCGGCGTCTTTGTAGAGGTGCTCCCGGGCAAGGAGGGACTCCTCCACGTAAGCGAGATCAGCAACTATCATATCCCCAGGCTTGAGGATGCGATAAATACAGGAGATAAGGTCCTTGTAACAGTCAAGGAAATTGATGAAATGCACAGGGTCAACCTGAGCCGCAAGCGCATTCTTGATCAGCTTGATGATCTTGCGAAGGATCCCGAGTTTGCAGAGCAGGCCGCAATAGAAAAAGAGCGTGAAGAGCGTTTCTCGCATTTCCCAAGGAGCGAGGGAGGCCCAAGGCGCGAGGGAGGTCCGAGGCACGATGACGGCGGAAGGCCTCCGCGCAGGGACTTCGGTTCTGACAGAGGCTCGGATCATCGTCCTGTCAGGCGCTTTGAAAGAGAACGTAAAAAGTAG
- the dut gene encoding dUTP diphosphatase, with protein MSAVKVRIKADEGITLPGYATPGSSGMDLRASDAALIPAGERGCVGTGLYFEMPPGCEAQVRPRSGLALKHGVTVLNSPGTIDSDYRGEIKVILINHGKEDFRIEPGDRIAQLVFAQVTQVELEKAGELDETERSSGGFGSTGRK; from the coding sequence ATGTCAGCTGTAAAAGTCAGGATAAAAGCTGATGAAGGCATAACACTTCCAGGCTATGCCACACCGGGCTCTTCAGGCATGGACCTGAGGGCTTCGGATGCTGCTCTGATACCGGCCGGGGAGCGGGGCTGCGTAGGCACCGGGCTATACTTTGAGATGCCGCCTGGGTGCGAAGCCCAGGTCAGGCCAAGGAGCGGCCTGGCTCTTAAGCATGGGGTAACGGTCCTGAATTCACCCGGAACTATCGACTCGGACTACCGCGGTGAAATTAAGGTGATCCTCATTAACCACGGCAAAGAGGATTTCAGGATAGAACCCGGAGACAGGATAGCTCAGCTCGTATTTGCACAAGTGACCCAGGTCGAGCTTGAGAAGGCCGGGGAGCTTGATGAGACAGAGCGGTCCTCCGGAGGGTTCGGGAGCACCGGAAGAAAATAG
- a CDS encoding DUF1847 domain-containing protein: MRCDLCGDKRCRDEEPCVVRNSIELYSDPHEKMMMQTAAVVESEFYGDLNRIEEVVEFAARMGYKKLGLAFCVGLQEEAAKIADYLSDFFDIEAVCCKVCGIPKSDMGAPTSDRVGPVSCNPIEQARMLEEKNTDLNLVVGLCVGHDALFIKHSHTYVVPLAVKDRVLGHNPLAAVYCSAVNKRMKKRAESRESKKDS, translated from the coding sequence ATGAGATGTGATCTTTGCGGCGACAAAAGGTGCAGGGATGAGGAGCCATGCGTAGTCAGAAACAGCATCGAACTCTACTCGGACCCTCACGAAAAAATGATGATGCAGACCGCAGCCGTGGTAGAGTCAGAGTTCTACGGCGACCTCAACAGGATAGAAGAAGTGGTGGAGTTTGCCGCAAGGATGGGATATAAAAAGCTCGGCTTAGCTTTTTGTGTGGGATTGCAGGAAGAGGCCGCAAAAATTGCCGACTACCTTTCCGATTTCTTTGATATCGAGGCAGTTTGCTGCAAGGTGTGCGGTATCCCGAAATCCGATATGGGAGCTCCGACAAGCGACAGGGTGGGGCCGGTCAGCTGCAACCCTATAGAGCAGGCGAGGATGCTTGAAGAAAAGAATACAGACCTGAACCTTGTTGTTGGACTATGCGTAGGTCATGATGCCCTCTTCATTAAGCACTCACACACCTATGTGGTCCCTCTTGCTGTGAAGGACAGAGTCCTGGGGCACAATCCGCTTGCTGCAGTCTACTGTTCTGCTGTCAACAAGAGGATGAAGAAGAGGGCAGAGTCGCGGGAGAGCAAAAAAGACTCATAG